The Arachis hypogaea cultivar Tifrunner chromosome 14, arahy.Tifrunner.gnm2.J5K5, whole genome shotgun sequence DNA window attgaaaattaattttggctGATAGTATGGCCCTGCAAAAGCAGCAAAAATATTTCAATAacacaaaaataatttgataatacACCGAAATTTGATTTACAAAATATATTACAAAATAGATTTTTACCAGATATAGTCAAGCTAGGGGAAGCTACTATATTTTTTTGGGTGATCTTGATTATACCATATCGTGTGTCCAGTGTGTTATTGTACAGATCAAATGAATATGTCAATTCTTTCAAGAGCTTATGTGGCACATTTATGGGAGGGATATGCATCATATATACCAACGAATCTCAGTTCTTGAACAATGACTTTTTTGTCATTGCTCATGTTGTGAAATTTATCATGAATGGATCTTGTGGAGCATCTCAAATCATGATTTTTctataaataaactatatttatacaaaaataattaaattgttcaAACACATATACGCTTACATTATATTTTGACGCttgttattttgtcatttttctgtaaggaattaaaaaaaaaggttaataGGTAACAAGAGCACGAGATGCACGCAATTCACATGAAATACACCGAAAGACAAACCAAATAAACCGCTATTATTTCTTGATTATATCACACAATGAATTCAAAAAGACATGCaactcaatcaaacatgcatataaTGACACCAGAAACACTACAACAAAATTCTATGGGATAGTTACAAGAAAAAAAGGACAAAAAAATCAAGTGCAACTCAATTCACAAGAAATACACCGAAACACAAATCAAATacactattattattttttttattacgtcaTACAATGTTAGGTCAAAAAGACATACAACTCAATAAAACATGCATAAAATAATACCAAAAGCACTACAACAAAATTCTATGGGTAGTTACAACAAATTCATGAACAAAGTTCTTGAAAAATGGACAAAAACATATGCAAATCACTCAAATATGTACAAAATAATATCAAAAGCATAAGAACAATATTTTGTTGTCTAGTTACAGCATAAAGAGAAACTAAATATAccgctattatttttttattacatcatACAATATGAAGAAAATTCTATAGATTGTTAcaacaaatcaatgaaaaaaattcCTGAAAAATGGACAAAAACATGGAAATCCCTCAAACACATGCGAATATAGTTTAACCTATACATAACATTTTTACACCAACCTAACACAATTATTACCAAATGAAGCATATAATGAGAACAGTAATACGTACTTCAACGCAAGAATGCAAAATAAATCTACTAAATAAACAGAAATATCACTATGTGGTATTTCGCAATCGaaatgagaaagagaaaagtAAAAAACTGAACGATTAGTGAACAGTACCTTCAATAATCTTTCATGTTCTCTTTCTGTGTTTCTTGACTTTTCGCGACGATTTTGAGAGACTTTGAGcctaatttaaattttgagcGTTGCAGTTTTGATCAGAGGAGAAGaaccattttttataataatgttCGCACTATTTAACAGTTGGGAGAGTATCTGTTTACACGCACTCTAATCTGAAGTTGGTTTTTGTTAGGCTTGACCAACTTAGTTAAACTTAGTTGCCAAAAAGACTTACATGAGTAACAAAACTgtatctattataatatttttaaattttaaaaaatattttactaaacgTATTTGTTgttacttatatttattaaaaattatttttaatttaatttatcaaatacatatattataaatttaaaaaaactaacttctaaatattttctttcataaactatttttaaaaaataaaaactttactaAACTAACTCATATATCTTTtggaataaatataaattttgtcaTTGTTATTTGGGGTTAGTTTTAACTTTCGCTTCAAATAATTAGATTCCAAGAAATTAACAAAACCATCTATTGCAAGTTTTTcgcttatattaattatttttaattttttttactaattataaCCTTATAGATAATAGTAATAGTAGTATAAATAATACtacatatctaaatatttttataaatcaaattcaaccaaattaaacaataaaatttagaataataataatcataattaatttttattatactaaatcaatttaattaaatttgattaataaaaaaacctAAATGCATAATATTTATTCAATTTCTAGGGATGAatacggatcggatcggatatggccagATTTTTAGTCCAATATGCACTAAAATTATCAGATTGGATTCAATATCcgcaatttttaagtttggatcCAATCCGCACATTTGCAAATCGGATATTGGATATCAGATATATTCGCAAAGcacaattatttttaaaagcttatttttattaaaaaaatatcaataaaatttatttttctattcttttaaatatatttactcttaaaataatattaaacatacttttcttaaataataaattaaaataatacaacttatatgataattattagttgaaataaaacataaaaaaaatatttacttatttatttttttatttttgcggatacacAGATATACGGATACCTACACAAAACCTACAATCCAATCCAATTAGTGTACGAATCCAATTCAATTCGATGACTTTGCAGATCGaatccatatccgcaattttttAATCGAATTCGAATAAATACCACACATATTCTGTTTCGCTATTTGTAAGCCCCCATCCACAATTTGCAAATCCCTAATCGGTGACACATCAACCGGTCACCATCAAGTCACCGTTTATAggaaaaaactaaaaacaatCAAATATTTACATATTTCCAAATAATTTTGTTCTATTTTGAAGAGCTTTTTATGCGGCCTGCATATGAaggctaaaatttttataaatggaTAATTTTAACAtgaaatatgaaaatattttattattttaacattttacACTGTTGTAAtggtatttaataaaaaaattttaattataaaaggaCTGGtggtttgtaataaaaaatattattttaattattaaaacaaaacatcactgaattttgtaaaaaaatattattttaattataaaaacacaAATCGTCATTGATGTTTTGTAAATGCCCATACGCAGTGTATAACAGTTTGGTTCATCGCTGGGGATTTCACACCTAATAAtcgaatattaaaaagaaaaaggttcGCATATGAATGTGTAAACTTTGTAGAACTTCCATAAGATCAATTCATATCAATGGCAAAAGCACCTTGATAAGATGAGCCAAATCTCTTCTTTGGGCCAAAGAGTATAGTTGTTTCATTTGCTCCAAGAATTCATCGCCCACGcctattcaaaattcacaacatTGATTGGTGGAATAGCACTTTGGCACTAGAGTATACATATTTAGCATCATCTGCACAAGAAAGACCCCAACATAAACAAAATGATACCAGGGGAAAAGGAGATTGCAATGGCACTATCACGGTTAGAATGCACCCAAGACCCAACAATAAAGATTGTCATTAAAAGAAACCTTGCACTCTTTGAAAAACGACCCCTTGAACTTTTCTAGATGTGCATATGACAACTTTTCCATaagtaaaaaattcaaaaaaaaattaaaaaacactaTTGGTACATCAAACACTCGTAATACTCAAATAAAAATATGATTGCAATGTTCCATATTGAAGTTCGGAGGACGATTTACGGATAACTGACAATTCTAGGAGGAATAGTGCACTTAGTTTAGCTAACATGCACATTTAGGAAAGTTTTGGTTGGTTTGCACATTCTTAAAAGTTAAAAGCTAAAGTGCACATTATAAAGTTTTGGCTGTATTTTTTGCACAATTTCCATCCCAAATAATTTAATTCCATAAACAGATTGTTAACTCTCCAAGTTTTAAACATGCAACAAATGAAGCAATTCGACATGTGCATGAATATGGCTGTATCCACATACACAAGTAAAACCTTACCAGCAATGGTAGCTAAGCTGAAAGCAGAAGGGACATTGGCCTCAGCCTCAACAGCAGCTTTAGCCACAGCAATGCCAACAGACACGCTTTGTATAATATCTAACCCTGCAGAAATTGATGTGAGAGTTCCGCCAACTAAACAATCACCAGCTCCAGTAAGCCTCACAACTGATGCAGGAACTGAGGGCAAATGCAATGCAAAGAGACGAGAACTTCTACCATGTTCTGAAAAAGAATAAGAACTAGGTGGAAACCTTTGCATAACAGTCCTATACAATTCTCCACCAAAACCATGCTGACGAGTTTTCTCTACAGGGATTTTAATGCAGTTTGGCCCTCCCTTACTGCATAAAAATACCCCATTTGAACCCAGGGTCACTAGAACCACTTTGATGCCCTTTTCTAACAAAACACATATTGCTGGTTTCAGAATTTGAAACGACGATGCTGGTGACTGGTTATTTTCCTTATGATATTCTTTGAGCGGATGGGACTCTTCGCTCCCAGATAAAGCATTTGCCATCGCAATAAGTTCAACTTCATTTGGAGAAGCAAATGTTACCTAAACAAGGTACAGCGACATGTTACATAAAGCAACTTGATCACAATGGATGAACTTTATAAGCAAGAGAACAATAGCCATTGTGGTTGACAAATTTAGATATGTTGGCACACACAAATTAATAAATCTAAAGAATTTTCCACTCATGCTAGCACGAGTTTAAATTAACATGTAATGATGACACCAGTACAGAAATCATGAAAACAAAGACGCACAAGGAGAGTTGCTGACACCAAAACAACTGTTTATAACTATTGTCTATTACAGGATGTTGCAACTCCCAATTTCTCAGACACATTTGACCAAATCATTAAATAGTTCTTAGGAAGAATATCACATTTGTATAAAGTATAGCACTCACATACTCGGCAACAGAACTTATTCTTCGGGATTTAGTAACTGATACTGGCTCAAACCAGACAGGACACTCTGCATCAGCCGCCACTGAGGAGTATTTATGCAAAGGGAAGAAATAAAATTCAAGTGAGTTCATAATCCAGCAAACAAAGACCCGGCAGGAGTGTAAAAACGCAACATACATTTACAAGAAGCTTCTAGAGAAGGAGGACTCAGATTTGCATCAACCATTAATACCGGAGCAGAAAGTAAAGTGCTCTTGAAGTGTAAAATCCAGTCAGGTGTAAGATATTTTTCCTGCAACAATGTTATTGAACGTTATATATTTTTCCCATGCTTCTCTCAAAAACCAAACAACTGTCATTATGGAACTACAGAGATTCTAAGGTACATCTTTTAGCTTGGCTTTGGTTTGGAGTATCTTAAGACATGAATGATCTACTTACAATTGCTTGCACACTAGCAACACCAGCTGCCACCTCACCATTAACATCAAATATATTGCACACAACTGGAGTGTCAATAACTTTATCCTTCAAAATACCTACCTCAAATTCATTCATGTAcaattaaattgttattttactTCGTCATAACGTATCTATGTGATGAAAGGGAAATAATAAAAAGAGCTCACCCTCTATAGATAGGCCAGTTGATTTCCACTTTTCCAATAGCAGATTTcctacaaattaaaaaatatacagaAATGAGGCAGAATCATGCAAGTTTCTTCCCAAAATTTATTTTCCAATTCCACCCTACATACTATCCTTCTACTAAAATCGCAATTCAATTCAAAACCCCTGGGTTAGATTGGCATGCATTCCTAACAAACAAATTGCATAACTTTTCAGAAAacgatattatatattattaggtaaagtatattttttgtccctgaagtttggtaaaagttttaaaaataactttaagttttgttttgtttcaattttgtctcaaaagttttcaatttgcatcaaatataccccctAGCGGCTGAAAAAATTTagaaccaattcaacaacaattacaTAAGAACAAtcttcaacacaagcaaatcaaatataattgtgatgaattattgttgaattggtcttaaattttttgaaaatttagctgtcAAGGGtctatttgatgcaaatcgaaaattttttggacaaaattgaaacaaaataaaacttacgaatatttttgaaacttttgccaaacttcagggacaaaaaatatactttaattcaaagtttgaaaaagaaaaaaagaaaaagaaacagagtTTTGTGGTGTGATCCGTTAGACAAAACATGCATCTAAATTCAGGAAAATAAATTAGAAGAATGTTTCAAGTTGCGCCACAAACTAACAAATTCAAAGCTAGGCCAGATGAAGTTTCTCTACAGCAGGTGCTCATTGCTGGATAATCCAAGGGATAAAAAAACGTAGCGACGAAAAAGGAATGTGTGGTAAAATCTATTTACCAGCCATGTCAAACCCGAGAGCACTAATCATGTATGGCTTTGCTCCTAGCTTTGACATGCACTCTGCTACATTCCTTGCTACACCTCCTTGGACATAATAGACCTAAcatgaagaagaataagaattctCCCTTTAAAACAATGATCATTTATTCTTTTTGCATCATTAACCAGTTCCGGCTGGCATCACCCTCATCTAGTCACTTAGCATTAGGATGCAATTttccatcatcattatcatcatcactcGTTAAAAACACCATTTTTGTAGCGAGTAAACGAATCAATGGcaatttaaaacatgtattttatacattttcaattttatatttataggTTATACCTTAGCAACTAATAAGCACATGTAATTTACAAGAACCCCAATAAGAGAACAATATAGAGAACGAGATAGAAAATGTAACCTTGCCAGGAGTTGTGGTTCCTGGTTTAGCAGCGATTGAAGGTGTGGCATGAATGTCCAACACCATGCCCCCAATGATTACTACTTCTGCATCTTCATG harbors:
- the LOC112741970 gene encoding pseudouridine kinase — translated: MRNMQPHHPLVVKGVKLEHEDAEVVIIGGMVLDIHATPSIAAKPGTTTPGKVYYVQGGVARNVAECMSKLGAKPYMISALGFDMAGNLLLEKWKSTGLSIEGILKDKVIDTPVVCNIFDVNGEVAAGVASVQAIEKYLTPDWILHFKSTLLSAPVLMVDANLSPPSLEASCKLAADAECPVWFEPVSVTKSRRISSVAEYVTFASPNEVELIAMANALSGSEESHPLKEYHKENNQSPASSFQILKPAICVLLEKGIKVVLVTLGSNGVFLCSKGGPNCIKIPVEKTRQHGFGGELYRTVMQRFPPSSYSFSEHGRSSRLFALHLPSVPASVVRLTGAGDCLVGGTLTSISAGLDIIQSVSVGIAVAKAAVEAEANVPSAFSLATIADDAKYVYSSAKVLFHQSML